Genomic window (Candidatus Methylacidiphilales bacterium):
CGCTTCGGCTTGGTCGGCCTTATGAAAGCCTCGACAAAATCGGGTTGAAGGACTCGATTGCCACTGTCAGCCAGGTCAACGCCGGTATCATCCACAAGGATCTTCAGAAAATCGCCGCCTCGCGCGCGGCGCTGAAAAAATTCAGCTTCGCGCAACTTATCGAACTCTGCGGCCGGGCGGGTGACATTTTTCTAAACGCCAACGACCCGCAACATTACGTCGAAACCCTTTCCGCCACGAGCGGCCTGCCGCATGTTCTGGTGCGGCGGAACATGCAGCGCATTCACGGCATGCTCGCCAACATGGGCCAGGTGTTGCGCGGCCTGACGCGAGGGCTCGATCTCGACGACAAAACCAGCCCGTATTGCTTCAACCCGGCGACCGACTGCCTCGGCCTCGTAATGCCCAGCAACTCGCCCGCCGTCAATTCGCTCTGGCTGCCGGCAATCGCCTTGCGGATTCCGGTCATCATCAAACCCGGCCGCGACGAACCGTGGACACCCTACCGGCTCATCCAATCCTTCATCGCCGCCGGCATACCGGCGGAAGCGTTCGGCTTTTATCCGACCGACCACGAAGGCGCCGACACGATCCTGCGGCTTTGCGGCCGGGCTCTGGTCTTTGGCGACAAGAGCACGACTGACAAGTACGCGGGAAATCCGGCAATTCAGACGCATGGCCCCGGTTACAGCAAAGTACTCATCGGAGCCGATCAAATTGAACGATGGCCGGAATTTCTCGATGTGCTGGTTGACTCCATCGCCGCCAACAGCGGGCGCAGTTGCCTCTGCGCATCCACGATTGTTGTCCCGTCGTACGCCGATGAAAT
Coding sequences:
- a CDS encoding aldehyde dehydrogenase family protein; this translates as MTHIPALRLGRPYESLDKIGLKDSIATVSQVNAGIIHKDLQKIAASRAALKKFSFAQLIELCGRAGDIFLNANDPQHYVETLSATSGLPHVLVRRNMQRIHGMLANMGQVLRGLTRGLDLDDKTSPYCFNPATDCLGLVMPSNSPAVNSLWLPAIALRIPVIIKPGRDEPWTPYRLIQSFIAAGIPAEAFGFYPTDHEGADTILRLCGRALVFGDKSTTDKYAGNPAIQTHGPGYSKVLIGADQIERWPEFLDVLVDSIAANSGRSCLCASTIVVPSYADEIADALAKRLGPIAPMPPEDENASLSAFANPRMAEAIDAGIEQGLATPGAVDVTAQYRGGPRLVNFQGGTYLRPVIVRCDSFAHPLANKEYLFPYAGIVEVSQGKMLEQIGSSLVVTAITRDECWIEQLMESSHIERLNIGPISTMKISWHQPHEGNLFEFLYKRRAFERI